In Aspergillus nidulans FGSC A4 chromosome IV, a single window of DNA contains:
- a CDS encoding uncharacterized protein (transcript_id=CADANIAT00000014), which yields MKIPLLFLAFLCTQSSLATALPSEATVGLESIGHDKAVLLLHDGTTKTIDKKDLGLYLGAAAHSPPAVPGSFETNDHESTSLRRLTKRSGAEFIIPLPDAEFLGWDIPMSTIVHANQADATAAMAQGQSIANSISVGTSFTATVEKFLQIGTTINYQWTETATLTGTVTMTIPKNKWGAIVSNPLTFRKSGYVFSGQPGSAHYEYFHADSFTQDTYSYGQNSLSWVKGVVTTCLGDSYPLKRCLGEALSPLISTAISVAKLNNLWEVFFSFSLRAYKVPLSASAEPVPKGPNLYHTGG from the exons ATGAAGATACCATTGCTTTTCCTGGCCTTTCTCTGCACTCAGAGCTCGCTTGCCACTGCTCTACCCTCCGAAGCGACTGTTGGCCTTGAGAGTATCGGACACGACAAAGCTGTCCTCCTTCTACACGATGGCACGACAAAGACTATCGACAAAAAAGATTTGGGGCTCTATCTGGGTGCCGCTGCCCACTCGCCCCCCGCGGTCCCTGGATCTTTTGAGACCAACGATCATGAGTCCACCTCGTTACGACGTCTCACGAAGCGATCTGGTGCCGAATTTATCATCCCACTTCCCGACGCCGAATTTCTAGGTTGGGATATCCCGATGTCCACCATCGTCCATGCCAACCAGGCAGATGCCACCGCTGCTATGGCTCAAGGCCAGAGTATCGCAAACAGCATCTCAGTCGGCACCTCTTTCACTGCCACGGTTGAGAAATTCCTACAGATCGGCACAACTATCAACTACCAGTGGACTGAGACCGCCACGCTAACCGGCACGGTTACGATGACAATTCCGAAGAATAAATGGGGCGCGATCGTTAGCAACCCGCTGACCTTCCGCAAGAGCGGGTATGTTTTTAGCGGACAACCTGGAAGCGCGCACTATGAGTACTTCCACGCCGATTCTTTCACTCAAGATACCTATTCCTACGGCCAGAACTCACTGTCCTGGGTCAAGGGTGTGGTTACAACTTGCCTGGGTGACTCCTACCCGCTGAAGCGCTGCCTTGGCGAAG CGCTCTCCCCACTTATCTCTACTGCAATTTCCGTTGCCAAGCTCAATAACCTCTGGGAAGTGttcttctcattctctctACGGGCATACAAGGTTCCCCTCTCAGCTAGTGCTGAGCCAGTTCCCAAGGGGCCGAACTT GTACCACACTGGTGGCTAA
- a CDS encoding protein manE (transcript_id=CADANIAT00000012) has translation MKFSQLILPFSAALSLVGSGVATPTTKPVNPRASRPARNLLAHLVRSAGNGTTLSGQQELKDADWVTDNVGFSPVILGVDLMDYSPSRVEFGAVSTSIEDAITYATQGGIITICWHWGELSHDWMTDERLTTLLTLGSPSGTYNTTEQPWWSNFYTEATSFNLSAAMNPASRDYKLILRDIDAIAEQLARLKDIPVLFRPLHEAEGGWFWWGATGAEPCKALYRLLFDRLTKKHGLNNLLWVWNSKDPLWYPGNEYVDVVSVDVYADNGDHSSQLEAYQALQGLTGNFSKLIALGEVGNIPDPELMREDGAQWAYWVTWNGDFIRGETKNPMEFKKAVYASELVYTLDEIQGWNL, from the coding sequence ATGAAGTTTTCTCAGTTGATCCTGCCATTCTCCGCTGCTCTGAGCCTCGTAGGGTCCGGTGTAGCGACGCCAACGACAAAGCCAGTGAATCCCAGGGCATCGCGCCCTGCGAGAAACCTGCTGGCACACCTGGTCCGGAGTGCGGGCAACGGCACAACACTCTCGGGCCAACAAGAATTGAAGGATGCAGACTGGGTGACCGATAATGTGGGCTTCTCGCCGGTGATTCTAGGAGTTGACCTGATGGATTATTCGCCCTCACGCGTGGAGTTCGGGGCCGTGTCCACGTCTATCGAAGATGCCATCACATACGCGACGCAAGGGGGGATCATTACTATCTGCTGGCATTGGGGTGAGCTCAGCCATGACTGGATGACTGACGAGAGGCTAACGACACTTCTCACTCTAGGCTCTCCTTCTGGCACGTATAACACCACCGAGCAACCGTGGTGGTCTAATTTTTACACCGAGGCTACCTCATTCAACCTCTCCGCCGCCATGAACCCGGCTTCACGTGATTACAAGCTGATTCTCCGCGACATTGACGCCATTGCCGAGCAGCTGGCCCGGCTCAAGGACATCCCCGTTCTCTTCCGGCCTCTCCATGAAGCGGAGGGTGGCTGGTTTTGGTGGGGGGCGACCGGCGCCGAGCCCTGCAAGGCGCTCTACCGGCTGCTGTTCGACCGGTTGACCAAGAAGCATGGGCTGAATAATCTGCTCTGGGTGTGGAACTCGAAGGACCCGCTTTGGTATCCCGGAAATGAATATGTGGATGTCGTTAGTGTGGATGTGTACGCTGACAACGGCGACCACTCCTCCCAGCTGGAGGCGTACCAAGCCCTCCAAGGCCTGACAGGCAATTTTAGCAAGCTTATTGCCCTGGGCGAGGTGGGTAATATTCCGGATCCGGAGCTGATGCGGGAGGACGGTGCGCAGTGGGCATACTGGGTGACCTGGAATGGGGACTTCATTCGGGGAGAGACGAAGAACCCGATGGAATTTAAGAAGGCTGTTTACGCTTCTGAGTTGGTCTATACGCTGGACGAGATCCAGGGATGGAATTTGTAA
- a CDS encoding uncharacterized protein (transcript_id=CADANIAT00000015) — protein sequence MEAISSQMCAVAFQVFDRYGSVKAKYRSSGAKRNRQFSQDEKGDGGSQDLRYGSNEAFERSWTLHALLSQVLGATSDFEPRREEAGGLENEELSETAIFTEVEKIKLERLRDTLPLHHAALTLGDNELKAFLMTHVDNNIGWDRVTTSEATFLHLTACELKPPSTQWLLENVPNTDFLKTARDINGYTPPEALQEKLETTRTQEQVGSRVLNIRVYMRRVSGTVSIT from the exons atggaagctATTAGTTCGCAAATGTGCGCTGTGGCTTTCCAAGTCTTCGATCGATACGGGTCAGTCAAGGCCAAGTACAGATCATCCGGTGCAAAGAGGAACCG ACAGTTCTCCCAAGATGAAAAGGGAGATGGCGGAAGCCAAGATCTTAGGTACGGTTCCAATGAGGCATTTGAGCGATCCTGGACTCTACATGCCTTG TTG TCTCAAGTCCTTGGTGCGACTTCTGATTTTGAACCCCGCAGAGAGGAAGCCGGAGGTCTCGAGAACGAAGAACTCTCTGAAACTGCTATTTTCACCGAGGTAGAGAAGATAAAACTAGAGAGACTTCGTGACACTTTGCCGCTGCATCATGCAGCTCTTACTTTGGGAGACAACGAGCTCAAAGCTTTTCTCATGACCCATGTTGACAACAATATTGGCTGGGATAGGGTTACTACATCTGAAGCCACATTTCTGCATCTAACAGCTTGCGAGCTGAAGCCCCCGAGTACTCAGTGGCTGCTAGAAAATGTCCCCAACACGGACTTTTTGAAGACGGCTCGGGATATTAATGGGTACACCCCTCCTGAAGCATTGCAGGAAAAATTAGAGACCACGCGAACGCAAGAGCAAGTTGGATCAAGGGTCTTGAAT ATACGGGTGTACATGCGGAGAGTGTCTGGGACGGTTTCTATCACCTAG
- a CDS encoding uncharacterized protein (transcript_id=CADANIAT00000011), with protein MTTKIANCLHHTPSRIHIWNSDNLLIDQRSQEPSLEHHRPRQDCASGNAAILQNVKAIGKLLGSRSSSMLAWGKDHVPPKRMLSEEQCELSYVNDSPPLNVPESSNATSRQLPESLMCGNKMEHPSNRIHFSRSNDRLKACTCPSPEKGPLCVAPSVVTTITSGDVDFAAQKTSLPSKIMEWASGLEKQATNILQGPYTLYVGTFTTSPDLNTSSSDVGLTGDAGVDHIATTSNPKETGMAIEYSSTVMTEVELVPGATEKTIIRSPTVFQTSDNDPNSRAPMMCSTEQGDRDRIHVLEAKRDALARRKASIEKAIYELEWKPQQCSPYNAISREEVKKTTTSLKSELADITKEEHDVGLTLYRALKSHDESSGGSGSTSLWSRI; from the exons ATGACTACCAAGATAGCCAACTGTCTGCACCATACACCCAGCCGCATTCATATTTGGAACAGTGACAACTTGCTCATTGATCAGCGATCACAAGAGCCTTCATTGGAGCATCATAGACCCAGGCAGGACTGCGCTTCTGGAAATGCTGCAATCCTCCAAAACGTCAAAGCCATCGGCAAGCTATTGGGTTCCCGCAGTTCGAGTATGCTTGCATGGGGGAAAGACCACGTTCCGCCGAAAAGAATGCTGTCTGAAGAGCAATGCGAGCTATCATATGTTAACGATAGTCCCCCCCTTAATGTTCCCGAGTCGTCGAACGCAACGAGCAGACAACTACCGGAAAGCCTCATGTGCGGGAACAAAATGGAACATCCTTCGAACCGGATACATTTCTCACGCAGCAATGATCGCTTGAAGGCCTGTACCTGTCCATCTCCAGAGAAAGGTCCTCTTTGTGTAGCTCCGTCAGTTGTCACAACGATCACTAGCGGTGACGTCGACTTTGCGGCTCAGAAGACAAGCCTACCTAGCAAAATTATGGAATGGGCAAGTGGGCTAGAGAAGCAGGCTACAAATATACTACAAGGACCTTACACTCTATACGTCGGCACATTTACGACAAGCCCTGATTTAAACACATCGTCAAGTGATGTTGGTCTGACAGGGGACGCTGGCGTTGACCATATCGCTACCACCTCGAACCCAAAAGAGACCGGCATGGCTATTGAGTACTCGTCTACAGTGATGACAGAGGTGGAACTCGTTCCCGGGGCTACTGAAAAGACAATCATTCGGAGCCCTACTGTTTTTCAAACATCCGATAATGACCCGAACTCTAGGGCCCCCATGATGTGCTCAACCGAGCAAGGGGACAGAGATCGCATCCACGTGCTAGAGGCAAAGAGAGATGCCCTGGCTCGCCGTAAGGCATCTATAGAGAAGGCAATATACGAGTTAGAATGGAAACCGCAGCAATGTTCCCCTTACAACGCGATTTCGAGAgaagaggtcaagaagactACAACCAGTCTTAAATCTGAGTTGGCTGATATCACGAAAGAGGAGCACGATGTCGGGTTGACCCTTTACCGAGCGTTGAAAAGCCATGACGAATCTTCTGGTGGCAGTGGAAGTACCAGTCTGTGG TCAAGGATATAA
- a CDS encoding uncharacterized protein (transcript_id=CADANIAT00000013): MIASIPLVIAALATTAFADLHIQGVCIDTPGSGVEVYNRVATEKACEAYKKRNTGSNQWDQCPDCVLKSERDLLYYCESQGQHIGGDELNYYCKQNGAGDSVAW, translated from the exons ATGATAGCCTCTATACCTCTGGTTATCGCTGCCCTAGCCACTAC TGCCTTTGCAGACCTTCACATTCAGGGTGTCTGTATCGATACCCCTGGCTCGGGAGTG GAAGTTTATAACAGAGTGGCCACCGAAAAGGCCTGTGAGGCTTATAAGAAACGAAACACCGGTAGTAATCAATGGGATCAATGCCCCGACTGTGTTTTGAAGAGTGAGCGGGACCTCTTGTACTATTGTGAGTCCCAGGGCCAGCATATTGGAGGTGACGAGTTGAACTACTATTGCAAGCAAAACGGTGCCGGAGATAGCGTTGCTTGGTAG